The DNA window TCtggtctttgtgtctgtttccacaCATTTTTTCTCAATGTCGCACAGAAAATCACTGCCATAGAAGTGTAATCAATTCGATGCACCTCTTACAGGTGAAATAAGGAGAACATTAAAAATGGATACGaattttacaaatgtttgtcttgtcttgtttcTGCACAGTGACACCAGCtgttagctgctgctgctcctgtccTACCTGAGCATCCATTCCTCGGTCTTTCCACCCCACGGTCCGTCCCAGCCAGCATTCCTCACCATGAGCTCCTCTCCGCTGGTTTCTCGAGCCAACATGGACATTCTGGACGAGCTGCAGCTGATTGCTGCGCAGAACCTGGAGCGGCTGGAGGTCAACAAGTACTACGAGGTGATCAGGGAGCTGGGCAAAGGCACCTATGGCAAGGTGGACCTGGTCATCCACAAGATCAGAGGTGAGGGGCCACGCACATTGTACAAACAGCAGGAGCATGCTGTCGTAATTTAAATGAtcaccaggaaaaaaaaaactccttggTTTCTCTCCAAAAGGTACAAAAATGGCGCTGAAGTTCCTGAAGAAGAAGACAACCAAGCTGAAGTCCTTTCTGCGGGAGTACAGCATCTCCCTCTACCTGTCTCCCTGCCCcttcatcatcaacatgtttggCATCGCCTTTGAGACCGATGAGTACTACGTGTTTGCGCAGGAGTACGCTCTGGCAGGAGACCTCTTCGATATCATTCCTCCGCAGGTGCTCATTTACAGCCATCATTCTGATTCCTGATTCATTACATCATAGCTTCCAAATCAAGACTGTGGCTAATTTAACACCCTAATAAGTTAGATTAGTAAGCAGTCTGCCAGTGAAGTTATCACTCCAAAATTAGATAATTACATTTAGAATATTCTCtagtcacataaaaaaaaactgcatgtagggattttaataaaacattttatgttaGAAATGACTGCAGTTTTTTCAGAAAATGGCATCACCTCCTCAGTCAGCGGTGAATCCAAACTGGGAATGAATGAATCACTAATGATGCTGAACAAGTGGGACTTCACTGCTCTGTGTGAACCAAAGCTCTGCTCCAGTTTTACCAAACTCACTGTCTCGCTGTAACCctgctctccctctgtctgctcctGAAGGTTGGTCTTCCTGAGGCAGTGGCAAAGCGCTGTGTGCACCAAGTAGCCATTGCTCTGGACTACCTGCACTGTAAGAAGCTGGTCCACAGGGACATCAAGCCTGAAAACATCCTCATTTTTGACCGAGAGTGCCGCAAGGTCAAGCTGTCTGACTTCGGCATGACCCGCCGTGCTGGCTCACCCGTGAAAAGAGTGAGTTTTGGTTTTGTAACACCTTTTAAACCATGATTCATGAAGTATTTTGTAGTATTCTGAAGCATCACATTAGAAAAAGGGTAATGGCAAAATTTACAACAACTTCTACAACTTCACAAAAATATATGCTTGCTTCaggtggtttttgacttttttgaaaATGGTTAATGCACATAATAGGAAatggaaacacatttttcaagGTACGACGCAGTAAACATTTAACTCACATGACTGATGATCTGTTACTGCTTCTTTCACTGTCTTTGCTTCTGGACAGCACGAAACAAGCCGAAACAAGCTGGACTTACAGAATAATCACAATGTTCTTGATTGAAAATAATTCCAGGAGATCATCTCCATTTTTCACTTGTAGATTGGCAAAAATGTTGGTTGTGTCTTTACCTTCTTTCAGGCTTTTAGCAGTTTAACTGATATTGTTCTGGGTTATTCTACTCCGTTTATTACAGCAATGTTTATATAAGCTGTTCCACCACAATGCAGCCTAGTTGATGGAAACAAATCtaatttttgtttgctttcatacattttttttaacatttcaaagGATTGCATCAAGTTCACATGACATGGCTTTAGTCTACGCCATGTTCGTGACCCGTTGTGTTTCCCCTCCAGGTCAGTGGCACCATCCCCTACACGGCCCCAGAGCTCTGCGACGTTTCCCGCCACGAGGGTTTCTGTGTCGACTACAGCACTGACGTCTGGGCCTTCGGCGTGCTGCTCTTCTGCATGCTTACCGGCAACTTCCCGTGGGAGAAGGCGCTACCCTCCGACTCCTTCTACCAGGAGTTCATCCGCTGGCAGAGGAGGAGAACGAACACGGTGCCGTCGCAGTGGAGGCGCTTCACCGAGCAGGCGCTGCGCATGTTCCGCCGACTGCTGTCCGTGGAGCAGGACCGCCGCTGCTCCGTCAAAGAGGTGTTCGGGTACTTCAGCCACTCCTGGATGCTGGATGCGGAGAACGACAACAACAACGGCAACACGGGAGGCGGAGGTGGTGGGGAGAGAGTGAGtggcggaggaggaggtggtggaggaggcggaggaggaggaggaggaggaggaggaggaggaggagggggagggggtgTGCGAGGAGACGTGGATGGCACCATCTCGTCATCTTCATCaggggaggaagatgaggagctCCTAGTGGAGAGGATGAAGCAGCAGACTCTGTCGCCTCGCTCCCCGCTGTCCCCCCTCTCCCCCATGTCCCCAATGGTGGTGGAGAGGGGGAGCGGCGGAGGCGGCGGGGCCAAAGGAGGGATGATGGAGCCAGGCGGGGGCCACCATTTTGTGTCCGTCTCCACCAACAGCTCGGTGTCGTCGACCAACAGTTACGATCGAATGCCGCGAGAGAACAGTTCACCAGGCGGCCGTATGCTGGTAGCTACACCCATAGAGATCTGCGTCTGAGCGTGTCAGGACATTGTGACAGACTCACCACAACACACTTTTATACCTCTCATCCAACCACATAGATGTGCATGcatggaaaaagaaacaaacagtcAAGTATGAGCACGTACCCTGTTTCCAACATCCTGGCAAAGGAAGAGCACACTCATGGAAGACTTAAGAGAGCATCTCTGCAGAATGCAAACATTCGTCCTGATAGGGGGTGTTCGGTCACATGTCCTCTACAGACTCCAGAAGAAGCCTTGAGCACACTTTGACTTCCATGTTCAAGTGTTGTGTCGGGAAATCCAGagcaaaaattattttaaaaaattgcttcCATTCGAGATTCTGTCACTAAAACCATCTGAAAAGAAgaccaaaatgtttttcttaaagCAATACTTCCAGctacaaaaaaattaataacaAATGGTGATGGAACAGTGTGGTCTCTTCAAGACGTATCATTTTTGATGAAGCCAAGAGACAAGggatttgtatttttgaagaAGACTGAAACAGAACTCAAGGAAAAACCTTGTACGATAAAAGAGGAGCGAGCGgtggttttaaatgtttcactgtaacaaaaatgtgaaagtgcgagtgtgtttgtgtgtatcgCTGTGTGTTCTGTATGTATGAATCTAAAAGAAGTGGATTTATTTTGCTTTgagaattttattatttatttgaatcTAAAAAGACTACACACTCtattttttctattgttttttgtAAGGTagctttctttgttttccatttgaCTCGACATTTCAGTATGGCGTTAAAACGTAGCTGTGCCAAATCCACTTCTCTGTGCAACACACTGGGCTGGCTGCTGTACATATTGGTATGAACACTTGTACATTATGTAAGATGATCGATAGATTCCAGATGGAATATTCTACCACTGTAGGCGTCAGACTGCAGCGAGAGAAGGCTTATGATGTCTCTGTTCTTCATGACAAACATATCTACTTCACTGTTGAAAGACTTTTTTCTACTCACTCTTGAAATTCTGTTTGTAAAGCTTTTCTTTGAAGCTTTTTCCGAAAACTTCTGTCTGCCTTGCTTAACTTTTCATTGAAACTTCAactgataaaaagaaaaagtgttttcttttcaactttTAGCTAAAATTGTtgtctgaaaagaaaaactgatcaGTTTAAATTTAAtctgaaacaacagaaagaaatcaCTGAAGAGTCCCCTTTTATAAACTGCATGACAAGTAGCTCAAATGTACATCACAAGAAATTTCAACTggctttacaaaaaacaaacaaaaaaggataaaaatctaaaatgttgtgacgtgaatttttttgcagtaGCACAATTTCTTGCATTATGTCCTGGAGTAAATCCTATTGTTATGATCTCTTGAGACATACTAGGgctaaaaaaatctgaacaataATTAGTTTCTATTCAGTGTGATGTATTTGTATTGCTATTAATGTTGTGTACTCATCTCACCACATTcagaaacagttaaaaaaaaaactaagcatGAGGACAAAGAGCGAGAGGCTAGAATTTATCACAGGTTGGGAATTAAAT is part of the Acanthochromis polyacanthus isolate Apoly-LR-REF ecotype Palm Island chromosome 19, KAUST_Apoly_ChrSc, whole genome shotgun sequence genome and encodes:
- the bsk146 gene encoding serine/threonine-protein kinase SBK1 — encoded protein: MSSSPLVSRANMDILDELQLIAAQNLERLEVNKYYEVIRELGKGTYGKVDLVIHKIRGTKMALKFLKKKTTKLKSFLREYSISLYLSPCPFIINMFGIAFETDEYYVFAQEYALAGDLFDIIPPQVGLPEAVAKRCVHQVAIALDYLHCKKLVHRDIKPENILIFDRECRKVKLSDFGMTRRAGSPVKRVSGTIPYTAPELCDVSRHEGFCVDYSTDVWAFGVLLFCMLTGNFPWEKALPSDSFYQEFIRWQRRRTNTVPSQWRRFTEQALRMFRRLLSVEQDRRCSVKEVFGYFSHSWMLDAENDNNNGNTGGGGGGERVSGGGGGGGGGGGGGGGGGGGGGGGGGVRGDVDGTISSSSSGEEDEELLVERMKQQTLSPRSPLSPLSPMSPMVVERGSGGGGGAKGGMMEPGGGHHFVSVSTNSSVSSTNSYDRMPRENSSPGGRMLVATPIEICV